The sequence below is a genomic window from Nitrosomonas sp..
CAGTGAAAGATTGAACAGGTTTTAAGCGGACAATCTAAATAATTTCCGGATTCATATTGGACACATTTATGTGTGTTTAAGCATTTCCGCGGAAAATTAAAGTGGAGAGGCAATCTGGATGCATTGAGGGTTGATCATTGATTTTTGTCGATTCCAGTGTATGGATTGTTTATTACAATGACATGGATACGCCGGAAACTAAAAAACTGGGTACACTGCTGGGTTCTTCTCCGATTTGTGTTGGCGACATTTTGCATTGAACACGGCCCGCCGCTTCTTCATTCCGATTGACATTACAAGAAGCTGGCGCAGCATCATACCGGGCATGATTCCGGCAAGATTGCGCGCGATCAACCGGTGCGACAATTGGCAGAATAAAAGCCATTTGAAGTACAATTAATTGATAAACAATTCAGTTCTCAAACAAAATTTTCAACGTGCTTTTTTTGGATGTGATTGAAAGCATCGATCCCCTGTTCCAAACGGTATTTGCCCTGGATTAGTGGTTCTGCCTGGACTTGTCCTGAAGCAAGTGTATCGATAGCGCGATCGAATGGACCGCAGCGCGAGCCGATGACGGTGATTTCGTCGACCACCAGTGCCGAAGCGTTGATGTTGATGTTGCCGATTGACAAGCCGCAGGCTGCATTGATTTCGCCCACCACCCGTTTGCCAAGCTGCTTGCCGTGGCCGCTTTCGACGATGCCGACAAATTCGTGACCGAGCACGCCGCAGTATGGGTGGTAGCCCTATATCAATTCGCGATCTGTGTTGCAGATTCCGGCCCTGACGATCCGGATCAATGCTTCGTCCGATGCGGGCTTTGGCATGGACTAGCCGGTGCGAAATTGCAGATGTTGATTTTTCAGCCAGATTCCTTTCATATTGATTTGTTCTGTGGTGTGAATTGGCGCATAAAAGTACTGGCCGGTAAAATTTTTCTACGGGTTGGTCTTGAAATTCTGAATCATAGCCCTTATTATTGTTAGCACTCATTGATGAAGAGTGCTAACACCATTTCTGGATTGTCAGTGTTGTCTATCAATAGACAGACAAGTTATTCCATATATTTGCAGCGTTAAATTTTTAATAGGAGAAAAAGCATGAAAATTCGTCCATTACATGACCGTGTAATCGTCAAACGACTGGAGGAGGAGCGCAAGACAGCATCAGGTATTGTGATTCCAGACAGCGCTACGGAAAAGCCCGACCAAGGTGAAATCCTTGCTGTCGGCAAGGGCAAGGTTGCGGACGATGGCAGTGTACGTGCATTGGAAGTCAAGGTGGGCGACAGAGTATTGTTCGGCAAGTATTCAGGCCAGGCAGTCAAAGTTGAAGGTGATGAACTTTTGGTCATGCGTGAAGATGACATTATGGGCGTAATCGAAAACTGATCATTACAGACGACGAATAAGACAACTTGCAAAACAATATTTTAGATAACGAGGAGAAAGAAAATTATGTCAGCAAAAGAAGTTAAGTTTGGAGATGTGGCGCGCCATAAAATGATAGACGGGGTTAATATTCTGGCTAATGCCGTAAAAGTAACGCTGGGACCGAAAGGCCGCAATGTTGTACTGGATCGTGCATACGGTGCGCCGACAATTA
It includes:
- the groES gene encoding co-chaperone GroES, whose amino-acid sequence is MKIRPLHDRVIVKRLEEERKTASGIVIPDSATEKPDQGEILAVGKGKVADDGSVRALEVKVGDRVLFGKYSGQAVKVEGDELLVMREDDIMGVIEN